One genomic window of Clostridium taeniosporum includes the following:
- a CDS encoding IS607 family transposase has product MILNNTLRNWDKDNVLKPHHVAPSGYRYYSQEQLNHFLGLKGVEVKTKKVIGYCRVSSHKQKDDLARQIENVKTYMIAKGYSFDVITDIGSGIDYNKKGLNQLIDMITNSEVEKIVILYKDRLLRFGFEIIENLCNKYGTTIEIIDNTEKTEEQELVEDLIQIFTVFSCRLQGKRANKAKKMIKELLKDDTVKED; this is encoded by the coding sequence ATGATTTTAAACAATACATTAAGGAATTGGGATAAGGATAATGTTTTAAAACCACATCATGTAGCACCAAGTGGCTATAGGTATTATTCACAAGAGCAACTTAATCATTTTTTAGGACTCAAAGGTGTTGAAGTTAAAACTAAGAAAGTAATAGGATATTGTAGAGTTAGTTCTCATAAGCAAAAAGATGATTTAGCAAGGCAAATAGAAAATGTTAAGACTTATATGATTGCTAAAGGATATTCTTTTGACGTTATTACTGACATAGGAAGTGGAATTGACTACAATAAAAAAGGATTGAATCAATTAATAGATATGATAACTAATTCAGAAGTTGAAAAGATAGTAATTTTATACAAAGACAGATTATTGCGATTTGGTTTTGAAATCATAGAAAATCTATGTAATAAATATGGAACTACTATTGAAATTATAGACAATACTGAAAAGACAGAAGAACAGGAATTAGTTGAAGATTTAATTCAAATTTTTACAGTTTTTAGTTGTAGACTCCAAGGTAAAAGAGCCAATAAAGCTAAAAAGATGATTAAGGAGTTATTGAAAGATGATACTGTCAAAGAAGATTAG